CAAAACCGAAAACTAGAAAAGTGTTTGAAGAGATTGTGCGTGAAATTATTTCGGCTGAAAATCCATCTTATTTTAATCAAGGTTTGATGGAATTAGGAGCACTGATTTGTATTCCTAAAAATCCAGCATGCTTACTTTGTCCTGTTCGTGAGCATTGCAGGGGATATGCTGAAGGTGTTCAAAAGGAATTACCAGTAAAAAGTAAAGCGAAAGCTCCTACGATGGTACCGATTGTTGCAGGAGTACTTCAAACGGAAGATGGTCGTTACGTCATTAATAAACGTCCAAGTACCGGTTTATTAGCTAATATGTGGGAGTTTCCGAATGTTGAACTTGGCGAAGGGATTCGTAATCAGAAGGAACAGCTTATAGATTATATGAAGGAAAAATTTGAGCTTTCGATTTCTATTGAAGAATACGCAATGAATGTACAACATACGTTTACACATCGTACTTGGGATATATTCGTATTTTATGGAAAAGTAACTGGTGATATTGTTGAAACAGATACATTGAAATTTGTATCGAAAGAAGCATTTGAGCAGTTACCTTTCTCTAAATCGCATCGTACGATTTATGAGAATTGTGTTGAGAAAATTACAATGCAATAAACAAAAAAAGTGTTCCCAGGTTGGGAACACTTTTTTAATCGTAAGAAATTTTTGTCCCATGAGTCCAACTAGCTTCACCTTCTTGTAAGCCACCTCTTGATTCAATTTCTATTACAATTTCTTTGTAAATACTTTGACCTTCCGCGTTTAAATAAGGCAAAATCTGTTGTAATGAATGATGAAAATAAGCTAATTCATCTTCTTTCCATTCGTTTTTTGAAACCATTGTTAGTTCAGTCATATCGCGTCCTATATACATATTCCCACCTCCATTTTCTATAGTTTGAATGAGTAACAAGAGATATATGCGGAATTTTTTCAAAAGAAAATTACGGATAGCTTCTAGTTGAATTGGTTACATTATTGATTGTGGAGGTGAGAAAGATGAGTAAAAAACAACAAGGTTATAACAAGGCAACTTCTGGTGCTAGCATTCAAAGCACAAATGCTAGTTATGGTACAGAGTTTGCGACTGAAACAAATGTACAAGCAGTAAAACAAGCAAACGCACAATCAGAAGCTAAGAAAGCGCAAGCTTCTGGTGCTAGCATTCAAAGCACAAATGCTAGTTATGGTACAGAATTTGCAACTGAAACAGACGTGCATGCTGTGAAAAAACAAAATGCACAATCAGCTGCAAAACAATCACAATCTTCTAGTTCAAATCAGTAATGAAAGAAAAACACTTCTCTAACTCGTGAGAAGTGTTTTCTTTGTGCTTTGGCCATGGTAATGAAAATAAATCGAACGACATAACTTCTAATAAGTCAACAAATGTAGTCAAAGGAGAAGGAAGTTACAGGTTAGAAATATGTAATGAGGAATAATAACTGATAAATAAGTTCAAAAGGGGGTAAGTAATGAACGATTTTGATAAGTTGGTAGGAGAGCAATTGGAAACGATGGATGAGTTGTTGAAATTACAAGCTCATCTAGAAAAGTATCAGCAAATTGAAATGAGCGAAAAGGATACGTGCGATAAAAAGGAATTACATTTTATCCGCCAGGAAATATATAGAACAGAATTAGCACTCAAGCTATTGCATGAGAAATTTGAAGAGCAAACAAATAGTGTGATTCAATCTTTTGAAACTGAAAAAATGATTTCAAATTTAGGATAAGATATACCGCTATCTTCAGATAAAAGGTCCTTCTTTACATGGAAATAAAGAAGGGCTTTTTTTATTCTCATTTCCTCGTTTTGCCCGTAACCTAAGAAGATTAGGAGTATGGTATTCAGTGTGAAAAATGGAGCCTTAGCGCTTTAGTTTTAAAATTTCGACAAAAAAGTTATAATAGAAAAAAAGTGAATGCAGCTCAAAGGGCATTTGCAGTTGAAAGAAGGGAGCATATATGGGATTTCCCAAAGAAGGAGAAAAAGTACAAATACATAGTTATAAACATAATGGCTCCATTCATAGAATGTGGAAAGAGACAACAATTTTAAAAGGGACACAGAGTCTTGTAATCGGAGCGAATGATCGTACAGTAGTGACGGAATCAGATGGCCGAACATGGATTACTCGTGAACCAGCAATTTGTTATTTTCATGAAAACTATTGGTTTAATGTAATTGGAATGTTAAGGGAAGAGGGAGTATACTATTATTGTAATTTAAGCTCACCTTTTGCATATGATTCTGAAGCGTTAAAGTATATTGATTATGATTTAGATATTAAAGTGTATCCAGACATGACATATACGCTTTTAGATGAAGATGAGTATGAAAAACATAGTCAAATTATGCAATATCCACCTGTTATTGATACGATTTTAAAACGAAATGTAGCACAATTAACGCAATGGATTCATCAAAGAAAAGGACCATTCGCGCCAGATTTTGTAGATATGTGGTATGAGAGATATTTAATGTACAGAAATTAACACAAACCTGCAGGGGATTTCCCGGCAGGTTTGTCCTATTAGAGGGGGGATTATGTGCAAGGTATAAAAAGATATTTGCAATTTGTTAAACCATATCGATGGCTTATTGCTATTACGATTATGATTGGTCTAGTTAAATTCGGCATCCCGCTTATTATGCCGTGGTTATTAAAATATATTATTGATGATGTAATTCAGGGCGCAGGGTCACTTCA
This genomic window from Bacillus anthracis str. Vollum contains:
- the mutY gene encoding A/G-specific adenine glycosylase translates to MTLEILNNFNIEQFQNDLIGWFEKEQRDLPWRKNKDPYRVWVSEIMLQQTRVEAVKPYYANFMGKFPTLEALANADDEEVLKAWEGLGYYSRARNLHAAVKEVKEVYGGIVPSDVKKIEKLKGVGPYTKGAILSIAYGIPEPAVDGNVVRVLSRILSVWDDIAKPKTRKVFEEIVREIISAENPSYFNQGLMELGALICIPKNPACLLCPVREHCRGYAEGVQKELPVKSKAKAPTMVPIVAGVLQTEDGRYVINKRPSTGLLANMWEFPNVELGEGIRNQKEQLIDYMKEKFELSISIEEYAMNVQHTFTHRTWDIFVFYGKVTGDIVETDTLKFVSKEAFEQLPFSKSHRTIYENCVEKITMQ
- a CDS encoding YgaB family protein, translated to MNDFDKLVGEQLETMDELLKLQAHLEKYQQIEMSEKDTCDKKELHFIRQEIYRTELALKLLHEKFEEQTNSVIQSFETEKMISNLG
- a CDS encoding gamma-type small acid-soluble spore protein, which codes for MSKKQQGYNKATSGASIQSTNASYGTEFATETNVQAVKQANAQSEAKKAQASGASIQSTNASYGTEFATETDVHAVKKQNAQSAAKQSQSSSSNQ
- a CDS encoding nucleoside tri-diphosphate phosphatase, which translates into the protein MGFPKEGEKVQIHSYKHNGSIHRMWKETTILKGTQSLVIGANDRTVVTESDGRTWITREPAICYFHENYWFNVIGMLREEGVYYYCNLSSPFAYDSEALKYIDYDLDIKVYPDMTYTLLDEDEYEKHSQIMQYPPVIDTILKRNVAQLTQWIHQRKGPFAPDFVDMWYERYLMYRN